Below is a genomic region from Cloeon dipterum chromosome 2, ieCloDipt1.1, whole genome shotgun sequence.
TGTTTTGCTATATAGTTCTTTATGCTAATTCTTATTGCAAGTactctattttaattattgatttcattAATATAATGACTTACGAAACTCAGCAatgctaaataattttatagcgTTTAATaagctaatttaatatttaagccAATGTATCTGCTAGTTCTGTGATAAAGTAATCAGTTTCTACTATTTCCTTGGATTGTGATAAGAACATAATATGAGTTTAAACTGAGCATCCAAGGCtaaattaaccaaaaattgaaacctcGTCAGTGcttgtttttttacaaaattatgtctaataattatattataacaCCATTATAACATATAACaagccattttaaaaaagcacaatAGTCTTCATGgatctatttaatttcaaactttcaaatttagggtttaaaatgataaaatcttCAACAAGTTAATGTTCACAAGACTTCAATCTCAAAAGTCAAGTAACATTTTGTTCCCACTAACTCAGTCATGACCAAGAGCACCCGCAATTGGTCGTGGCTGCAGAGTATTGCGGTAGCTGGCGAAAATTGTGTCTGCTCGCATGATTTGTGGGTGTcgtcaaatgaattttaattagaaacgcGCCACCGCGAGCAAAGAGggcttttatttcaaagagcGCGTCTTTTGTGCGGAAAAATAATACTCTTGCCGCGGTGGTggagccaaattaaaaccgaTCAATTAACGGCGCTGACATGAAAAGAGCCGGAGCAATTATATAATATCTGCGAGACGCGCGCGGCGTTGCTTGGCCTGGCTCCTTTGTGCGCCGCGCCGTTATTATATTATGCATTTGCAGCCTGCCGCTCGGCAGCATTCACACAAATCAGAGCGGCAGAAACAATGCGGGTCATTAATTTTGCCAGCAAATTTCCTCCTACTGATTAAATCCTCCATTAATCTGTGACTGCATTGTTGGCCGCAATTTAGCCCTCTCTCgcctttgtttgttttaaggAGGAAATGCCGCCGCTCGCGCTTTTGTGCACGCTGCAGGCCGGGaatccctttttattttgctcagcTGCGATGCTGCCACGCGCGACTTACAAACGTGGAAAACTCTTTTACGCACGGACCTGGGGACTTAATTGCGCCAGTTACGAAATTTTTCCCGCCGCCTTTAGTGCCACGCGAACCCCAACGCATGGATGAGGACGAGGGAAGGGAGGTcaagtttgtaaaaaaacctagaagttaaaaagtaatttcataaaatccGTTAAAAGAGCAATTGCAAGGACCGAGCTATGTTAATgagatattcttttcatggatATCACTTTCTAATCTGTTCCTACAAATGTTTTCATCTAGAGGCTTGTGATAAATGTAAatgtgcatattttaattcaacattaTCTAGCACTGTATCACCTATTGGACTGTGACAAAAAACCTGTGACTCTTTCCAAGGCCGCCTCCAATAAAAAGttgtaatttatatatatatatatatatatatatatatatatatatatatatatatatatatatatatatatatatatatatatatatatatatatatatagttgtacgccgttggtttttaataatgtaaatcaatcaatcaataaaatccaTTTCAGCTATCGTTCTCgttgcataatattttaatttcacttcctaattgcaaaatcaaatagtaaatttttatttttatttagggaaattttctatcgcttaatttaataaattaatgaaataggTAACCATCTATGACGATGGTTACTTTCCTATaagtttattaataataaatttcttagTTATGTTggctttgttaaaaaaaaatgtaaaaatactttttgcttttatttttctagcgATCGGTTTGTACAAACTatgggaaaatattgaaatttcaattaatccaAGTTATTCCTATTTTTGGCAGACAGTTATACCAGTTGGATAATTGTCTTAATTGCCAAAGTTGTATTGCAAAGGTTTGGGCAACTTGGTGCATTcattaatggtttattttctagacagtatttaaaatttagaatcgCTTTTGGCAACACAGGCACTGCTTATCGTCACTATGCAGCAGGAAAGAAGTTATATGGGattaaattcatcaaaatcaaaccaaaaaaCAATAGATATTTACAAATTCGTGCCAAATTCCGACCAtttaatggtaaaaattaacttttttgcaagaattttgaattttctaatCAAAACGAGCAAGAGAATCCATTTGGGACGACAAATTGCTggcataaaattgattttaaaagtatttgaaATATCTTTACCGTGATTTGATGTAACAcacattatttgcaattctGGATTTCAGTGTGCGTCGAGAGTTCGCTTTTTGAGCAGAGCAGTACGCAATGAGTAAACcctcaaaatttccaataaacCGAGTCGACGCGGCGGGTCGTGTATGTGCTGCATAATTATCAGCTCAGGCTAATTAAGCAGAACGTTGGCGCAAGAGCTCTTTGAGGCGAGGACTGCCGATAAAAAGATAATGAGGAACACATTCACAGAGGGAACGCGCCGGGTGAGAGAGAGCAAGTGAGATGCCTcgactgccgccgccgctgcgttgcgatgcgagtgtgtgtgtgtatatgtaaTATGAAAACTGCAAAAAGGGGTGGGTGGGTTCGATCAATATTTGGACAGCAAATGAGTTTACTTTTCATAATTGCCTCTTTATAAAACACAAGTTCGTTAGAAAGGCTCAATTATCAGGCACATATTTTGATTGATGTTGACTCAACGCCAATATTGAAGCTGCCGTTGCTGCTACCGTCGACGaacaggcaggcaggcaggcagcatCGAGTCTCCGGCTGGCTAGATGGATGGGTGAGAGCGGAGAGAACGCAGGGATGAATGCCTGCGCCTGATGCATGCAACCCGCCGTGCAATCGTTCACTGGCCCGTAAACAATGCATCAGTCGCGCggtgcaaaaattttgttttccgaTTCATTCTACACACACGACTATGCGGCGCggtcattaattatttcactaattaatcaaataatcaGACCGCGAGTTTGTTGTGTGGCTGCAGGTGAAGCAAATAAAGCATTGAATGGTTGCGGCGTGCAGGTGCTTGCCAACAAAGCTTCAACCCTCGTCTATTTTGTACCAACTTTTGCAGCATTGGTCAgatttttacttgaatttttgattatgtttaaaatagaTTACAAAGGAGAGTATAAAACGTAAATTTACTCTTTGATTTGAATAAGTACACAACACGTAGTTCAATTAATCACCAATTGGATAAGCcctttagtgttcgaagccgccaacagatggcgccgcCGTAGACTTTTGATTTTAGAGCACTCAATCCAGCTGTTGTGTATTCTTCTTCTATTGTATTATTTCTTCTGGTGAATGGCTAGACTAATTTTTGTATGTACTATATTTAGTTCTATTAAtgtcaaaaaaaattatattaaaaattagcatctTTGTTTTTTCagtaatcttttttaatttgtattaaatttaattattatttattatttttttcaaatatcttttattttttcattatgttTGAAAACTATTACTTGAAATACTTGTTTGCAAAACaccaaaaaattgcataaatatattGCCCTTTGCAATCGTTTGCAAATCAGACAGTTATATTCCATAGCAATAGTTCTATCATTCGTTACATTCTTGATTCCTGTTCCTAGTTTTAATCAATTAGAGTGTtctaaaaacttaaatatcaAGGACAATATTCATagcctaaattaattattaaatctatAGGAACTGAGCTTGGCAGATCTATATGAGATAAAATTGCGTGTGCACCTGCTGTCAAGCGGAGGGAGCGAAATGACAGCACTTGGTGCAAATCACGCTCGCGGACAAGGATCAGCTTGCGCCATCTGGCGAAGGAGGAGAACTGGCGTGAATAATCGAACACGGTCAGACGCAGGACGTGTCgcgatattaaatttctgccTAATTGACTTTGACTGGGCAAATCGTTTGGCCGCTGCTGGCTAGCTAGACCTGTGATTCGACCAAATGCACCGCACATGCCGGGATATTATTTTGGTCCGACTGATATTAAACTCGGCATTGTCACTATTATATCCTCATTGGGGGCCAGCAGCTTGCGAAGCCCTTCCCCGAGCTCTTGTAACAAAGTGTTGCTCGCTCGCGTCGTGGGTGGAGGGAAAATAATATCACGTATAAAGAGAGCAGCGGCATTTCCAAATGTCACAGCGGAACAATCAAAGTGGAAAGGAAGAAAATTCGACGCGCGAGTAAGCAGAGCGTAAAGCGGAGGTGCTTAGGGAGCAAACTGCCTGTTTAATCGCCTGATAAATGCGCCTGCAGCGGCCGAAGTGAACGTTTTATACCTTCGTTAAATGCCACCTGCAACAAGGCGGCTTACTTAAAGGTTGGattaaaaacattcaattataatttactttttgatAACTCAGGAAAAATTTGCGGCCTGTACGACCCAATAGTTTTTGTCATCTTAATGttagagataatttttagagcggaaatcatcaataaaattgatgatttcataaaaatgtgagttgttaatacaaaattgtatttcaatttgttcacTCTGGGCTCTGCTTGTCTGCTTGCAATAGTGAATAcgtaaaatctaaaaaattagcaggtgaaaataaactatatttttaaaacgtgtatatttgaatatttccaaGTGTTAATTGCGCGGCAAGAGCCAATATGCATTTACTGTCCTaagttataattaattgaattgtaaTGACGACTATTTGTAATTGACTATAATAAGATTGGAAATACATATGCCGTAAAAATAGGTAATGTTTGTGAATAAGGGAGAGTACAGATAAGGGAGgtactcaatttttaaaccaaaaatggaattaaataaaacggaCAAAACGCGTGAGTGACACAAAGGCTAAACCTAACCGAGGACGTCCACCTTCaatgagaattaattttaaaatttggacaaTAAATGCAGATTGGCTCTGCCGCGCTATTTACACAGGTGATAATAgtatacttttttttaaattaaaatctttaaattaagttaatgtGTTTATCAAagcaagaaaatcaatttataggCACCAAATTAAATCCCAATGGTAGAacaatttataacttttttggagctgcaaatttgaaaatatgcagTGATGTGATAAATGATGCggtaatgttttttttaatctgcagattctttaaatgaaaatttcagttcATGAATCTTTGTTGATTTGAGCCGAAGTTTTGTAAGACGTTCCTCTCTGTCACGTGACGTGGAAAATCAGAACGCAAATTTCAGCTGCGTGCGTGCTCAAATTGCAGTCAAGAACATCTTACATGCTATGTATGCGATGATATTATTCAAGCGGAGCTCCTCAGGAGTGAAATGGGCACCGGCTCCGTTTCTCTGAACGTCTGGGGGCGCAGCGAGAGACGAGTGTGTGTGCTGAGCAGTCGTATCAGCTGAATTACAATAACTACACATTTACACTCGCTTGTACGAGCTGGCAGGTATGTTTGAACACCGGCTGCAATAACACACGAAGAGttataaacattaaatttaaccttATTACCCCGGCAAGACTGCATAAACGTTATTATTTTACACGCGCGGAGGGTGTGTGCGGTTCTCTCGCGTGCACGGCTGGCTCTTTCTTGTTAACGACTCGCTGCtgcatgtaaataaaatttaccaagTTATGCGAGAGAGCAAATCTTTGATTCACCCGGCAGATATGGTTGCATTAATGAAACGCGAGGAGCTCGTCTTGCGAAAATTCCCGCGTGCTGCAAAGAGCGGAGAGGAATAAACGCCTCTCCGTTTTATTGCTGTTTGTTTCTCGTGGCGCACAAAATCCGAAtctaatttgcataaattaagcGTTTTCTTTAATTGCTTTTGGAAAAGACCCTTCCGGGCATTTTGTCGTCGCTAATTTGGTAACAAATCTTTTACACTCGCGCTTTTCCCAGCGCGCGTGTGCTTTTCATTTGGCAAGCGAGGTGAAACGCGAAGAAGAGAGTCCATGATTCTTTTTGACTCCTGCGGGACTGGAAAAGTTCACCGAGTATAACTGTGAAAGAGAGCTGAGCGGTCGCGCCCCATCTGCATCGCTCTTAGGAATGCATTAATTATGAAACCCGAGAGCTGCACTTTGGGGGATGAGTTCGTTCTTGTGACCTTTCCTTTTCTTGTGACATTTTACGACTTAAATCTGACTCTGTTGCTACTCTCTCATTactattatatatttatttattgaaccCTATCAGCGTACGACTTAATTACAATTTCTGTGCCTTATAACAGGCAGCTTGGGATAAGGTTTTTTGATATTGTAGAGTAAATGAAACATACTGACTGTAAGCGGAGAATCACAATAGAtataatacattaaaaaattttgtaacttcaagaagaaaacatttttatgaacAGACGAGGAAATGACAGCCGCACGAAAGGAATATCTTGTTAACATAGCCCTATATCTTTACAATTTGTATTAGTCACCgatcaaatttacaattagaCAAAGTAGAGGGGCTTCATAATTTTGGGGTCAAAGGATTGTAGTTTTATAgtcacattatttaaaaacttttagtACTCTCTCATagcattgcaattttaaattaaaataattcaaacagcGCCGTATTTTCTTTGATATTTGAATCGGCAGCCAACAAAaagttccctattttttcccagtctattttaataaaatatagtagtgcaattttattatataacaaAGAGAGTATGTTAAGctgagatttattttgcagttatATTATACCAACTAAATAGCTCTATTATTCAAGCAGGAAGCAGGCagcatatttttgtaatttaaattattctcacTCGACGACGCCGTGTAAACAAAAGCACACAGCTTCTATTCGTATGTATAATTTCCAGGCACATCTCTCGCGATTCCGTCGCTCTTTATTCCCTCTCCTTGCTCGGCAAGAAAAtctttttggaataaattaccGAGTTGAAACAAGTTTTCCATAAAGTCGGTAGCTTAAACTGCCGGCGCTgttttgtatgtgtgtgtgagagagcgAGTGTATATTTAAGAAGGGGGTGGCACCGTTTAAGCGGCACGCTGTGTACTTTTGGAGTTAAGCAGAGACACAGGCAGGATGCTGGATTGCGCGCAGATGGTGCCTCCATGAACAGCAATGCAAAACTTTGCTTCGCAGCGAAAACATTCGAGTTAAAAAGTTGGGTTTCAATGCTGATAAGAAGCTGCTATGCAAATGACTTCTTAAAACActgcctcgctcgctcgctcgctcgctcttatTATTGCCGCGTCGCATCTATTAGCGACGGCTGGCgcgcattaaaataatgccaCTTGATGGAAAACATTACGCCGGCGGAGAAAACGGGGGTGGCAGCCGCATTTAAGGAGACACCTGATGTTCCTGATGGCCACTGCATTCTTTTGCAGGCACTgataaaggaaaataaagaaaaagacGGATTGACTCTCAGATGCGTCCGCGCTATCTTTGTTTGTACATGGAATTCAACGTCGAGATAATACCAAACTGGATCACACGCACACCTAAAACTCGTGCAGATATTGCCGGCGATAACGCATCAGTGCAACAGTTTTGTCGCTGCCCTCTCTAAACATGGACCTCCGCCATCCTGAACAAGGGAAGGCGCCTGTTGGTGCTGCAAAGATTGGCAAACCGAGGCGTAActcgagcagcagcagtagcagcgaTGAAGAGGCAAAGCCTAAGGTGACGGCAGCCACTCAACAAGTGCAACTGAGCGAAGCTTTCCAAAACCTGAGTACCAAGCAAGGCAGCAAAGTGTCAAGCAACAGCTTTTCCTCGTCGTCTTTCTCCAACCAAGAATTCAAAAGTTTCTCTTCGTCCGGAAGCTCGCAGTTCGTCGGAAAGAAAGTCGAGTCCAGCTACCAAAGGAGCAGCAAGTCGGGGGTGCAGGTGACCCAGAGGGTTGTCTCCACCAGCTCCAGCAGTTCCAGCAAGTCCTCCAGCGCGACTAGAGAAGAGCTCTTTGTCGCTAGCAGTGGTGGTCAACACCACGAAGTTTTGAAAATCGAGAACTGGTGTGGCACGAAAACTGCGAAAACTCCAGAGCAGATCAGGAAGCAAAATGAGGTTGCGGTAGAGAAAATCGTGAAACAGGAGAGTTCCAAGAAAGATGCTCCcgaggagaagaagaaaatcaagaaaacaGAAAAGCTTGGAGAACAGGTCGGATCGTTGGTGGGAAAAATCAAGACTAAGCTGAAAAAACCTGGATctcggagcagcagcagcagcagcagcagcagctcgtcAGACAGCGAAGAGGAAAAATAGTTGTCATTCACTGAAAAGAAATGGAAGAAAATTCCAGAAGTGAAAAAGTCAAAgtatttttgttgttcaaaGTACGACACTGTGAAAACTATTAAGTTTCCTCAttgtataatttgaaataaaaatatttgttaattttataccCGTTATTCTATTAATTATTCTCACGCACCTCTATTAAAAAGTGtcgagcaatttttaaaatatgatattaataGGTATACCATGGTAACAGACTAGCTGGTATGCAGTTGTATTGACAAACCCCTTTTGTTACATTTGATATGAAAAACGTAATTTGGCTAACATTAAACCACGTAAAATGATGGAAAACGTCATCTTAgtaaaatatcacaaaataatGTGTATTTTACTTAGCTGCGtacaaatatgatttttttgataaGGTTTgttaaaggaaaaaacattATAGAGCTAtgatttctcaaattaatttggagtATTTGTTTAGTATGTTTGGTaataataaatggaaatcaaaGGTTAATAGACATTTTTTGAATAACAATCAAATCAGAGTGACAGGTTCTAATCTTATTCAGTCTGACACTTGATGAAGAGTCAAAGACGTACTGCAGGCGCTCCCTTTGTCCGGCGCTTTCCGCTACCGCGGTGGCGGCTAGTACCAAAAATTCTCATGGTGATCTGActgatttcatattttttcgtctttattattttctaagtCAATGCCTTTAAAGTTTACTACATTTTCGCTCAGTtccgaataaaaattatctacagaaaattattttcctttgtaaTTTTGTTAGTTATCTATAAGTTGGGTAATATTTAGTCAGAGAagaggtgaaaaataattttaaacaaatgccACTATTTCAATCAagcataaaaaaacaaaaaatattttcagcgtCCCCCACTACCCATTCTGAGGAAACTAGTGCGCAATACGACCGTCGTCGATAAGTCGAGTGCACACGTCACTGCCCGTGTGTATGACTCGCCCAGCACCTTGGCGTCATTCTCACCGTTATCGCCTATTGTGCCCGCAGCTAAAAACCTCCAGCGGCGAGCGGCTTAGTGTAAGTCCGGCAGCGCGATAACGCCGCACAGCAACGCCTTTCCCTGTGTCGTGTCGGGcagcaaaataacaaaaagtcGCAATTCCTATTTAAGGCCACTTCGATTTCCGCGATGAGCAACCTCAGACCAGACGGAGTTCCGCACTACGTCCCTGGACACGTGCCAATGCAGCCAGCAGGTGTGCCGTTCCCGCCTGCCCATGTGCCGATGCCGTCCGCACCCCAAGCCGGGTACATGCCCCAACCTGGATATCCGATCGGAGCTCCTTACCAACCTGGACATGTCGCAGGTATGAACGCCGGGTTTGTCGGCCAACAAGGAGCATTTGTCCCCACTCAAACGCACGGATTTCAACCCGGATATCCTCATGGGAGTGGACAGCAGCATGGATTCGTCCAGGGCGCGGTTGCAGGGACGGCGGTTGGCGCAACGATCGGAGCAATTTGCACCCACTGCGGAGGCACCACCAAAACGTGCAAAAAGTTCAAGAAGGAGGTGAAGGagtggaaaaagaaaaacaagaagCACGGCCATGGACACGGGCACGGACATGGGCACGGACATGGGCACGGACACGGCCACGGGCACGGACACGGCCACAAACACAAGCACGGACACAAGTCCTCGTCGTCCTCCAGCAGTTCCTCCAGTGATTCTGATTAAACATAAGTAACATTAATAAGCGTATGGTTAAAATGTACATTGTTGTTacaaaaagtattaaaatatcaaatttgttaTGAGCTTGGTGAGTTTTCAATTTACTTTACCCTtggatgaaaatgaaattagggAAAGACTCAAGCTTAATTTTACGAGCTGCTTTTCTTACTTAATCTCCGTCACCAGATATCTATAATTAAGGAAGTAAAACGCGGCGGGCGAAATCTCCGCCACGTTAAAGGAATCTTTATTTCCCCCGCCGCCAGATCAAGTGCAGCGTGTCGCTGAGAGCGAGGGTAATTATGGtaattgaattgattaaaaaatcaaaagccgattcagataaaaattcaagggCGGATATGAGTGGTGAAGGACCTGGGTAATCGTCAATAAAGTGAAATGAAACGatcttggaattaaaaagagattaaaaGCGTTTTATCAAGTTGTTTGCCAGAAaactttgtttgtttttaaacaaaaaagctgATAGCATGTTTATAAACTCAAAACATTTCAGTAAATATTGTTATAAGCGCATAAACAATTATTGCTAGGgccaagtgaaaaaataaaataaaaaagcagatgTATATCAAAATAAGAATGTTctcaaatatgttttaaaaaaaatctgatcagATGAGTAAGTAAATGTAGCGGCGGTACAGAAGGAATTTCTCACCTGCACTCTTTGAAGTCGGAGAAAAAAACCGGCGTCAAGCGCCAAAGCTTTGCGCGTCTGGTTGCAATATGTTTAATGACTCCGAATGGCGTTGTTAATATTTAAGACGCGAGGGCGGGTAGCTACAAGGAATTAGCAGCGCAGCGTCGGCTCGTTTCGCGCACTCGGGGCCGCTCTttgcgccgcgcgcggcgTGTGATGTGTTGCGAAGCACTGCATGGTGTTGCGTCATCCCCACgttgtattattttgatgTAATTGCGAGCACTTAGGTATATTACTGTTTACACGCAGTAATTTGAAGCACATGAGGGATGTCAGagccagcgagagagagagagagactcggTGTCCTTACATTTAGTAGCACCTGCTATCATTACACTAATTGCTGCTGCCAGTTACGCCATTTATTACTCGGTGACTTGGCGCGCCAGGCGAGCGCCTCGCTCTCTCGCATTGTGTTTGTCGGATGCTGTGCCGCCTCATCTCTTCCTCCCTCTCTCTCACCGCGTATGCGGGCCGACCTGAACGCGCATTTCTCTTTGCCAAGAAAAATGAGCGTGTGTTTATGCCACTGCATGCGTGGTCCGTCttgcttaattatttaagcGGCATCCTCTTTCACACTGCAGTGGGAATATTTAATAGCTCATTCCTGTGCGGTTTAATGCCTTTTGTGTCTCGCTTCCTAAATTATTGTTGCGATTCACGGGAGGCAAGTACGAGTTTCTGGTAACCCGCAAAACACGTCTGGAAATGAGCGGTGCTCTGCAGTGAGAAGCCCATTTCATTCGAACATTAACTGGTAATTTAATCATCGTAAGCAGTTCAACTTAAAATatcagaaatataattaactattttgatattattataCAATGTCGTGACttcattttccaaaaaagcCTGGTAGCttgcaattcattttttagaaattttaaaatattttatctttgttCTTTGTCTTTTGTCAGTTCCtcgtgaatttttcaaaatgtataaaaaattagtaacattaaaatagttttcactTCTCATAGCTTCATTACTTTAAAGTTTCGAGCCCACGGAACCAAATTCTCCTCAActctgaaataatattaatcgCTAAAACCAATACTTCCAATCGATTCTGTGCTTCAAAAATTGCATAGTGTGTACctcatttttgcattaatttagtaaattacCATCAAGAGAGCTGGAATTGTTGTAACGTTTAACTGCGGAACCGATCAGCGAGCTGTAAAATTGCCTCTCTGATGcctaatttagatttttctgcGCGCGACACGCTTGGCTAAATTTCCATAACTCGCTCAAATATCGTGtttgtatgaaaaataattgctctaTTTTGAATGCAAACAACGGCGcgctgattaaatttgcatgcataacaacaataacaaatgatgttttatgtaaatatgtTGTTCTTCCAATAacagagagcgagcgcgcggGGTCAAtactatttcaaaataaataaatcacactGGGATCAGAAATTGTGTGCATGCAGTGCTTGCACGAACACATCAACCCCAGGCATGCATGTTTTGCTGCTCGACTTTCCCGTTGGTCATTTGGAATTTGTGGTAATGTGTTTCGGGCATAGAGATGGGCAAAAAGTATAATCAGTCCTAAAAAAGGTAATAGAAAAGGGAGTTCTTTCTGGCACTCACAACGCATTTTACCCGCCCagatatttttatgtgtttttatATTGAAGACTATGTTatgcaacagagagaaaaataaatgct
It encodes:
- the LOC135937499 gene encoding uncharacterized protein LOC135937499; the protein is MDLRHPEQGKAPVGAAKIGKPRRNSSSSSSSDEEAKPKVTAATQQVQLSEAFQNLSTKQGSKVSSNSFSSSSFSNQEFKSFSSSGSSQFVGKKVESSYQRSSKSGVQVTQRVVSTSSSSSSKSSSATREELFVASSGGQHHEVLKIENWCGTKTAKTPEQIRKQNEVAVEKIVKQESSKKDAPEEKKKIKKTEKLGEQVGSLVGKIKTKLKKPGSRSSSSSSSSSSSDSEEEK
- the LOC135936865 gene encoding annexin B11-like, which codes for MSNLRPDGVPHYVPGHVPMQPAGVPFPPAHVPMPSAPQAGYMPQPGYPIGAPYQPGHVAGMNAGFVGQQGAFVPTQTHGFQPGYPHGSGQQHGFVQGAVAGTAVGATIGAICTHCGGTTKTCKKFKKEVKEWKKKNKKHGHGHGHGHGHGHGHGHGHGHGHGHKHKHGHKSSSSSSSSSSDSD